From a single Nicotiana tabacum cultivar K326 chromosome 8, ASM71507v2, whole genome shotgun sequence genomic region:
- the LOC142163277 gene encoding uncharacterized protein LOC142163277, with protein MSSVAQELRKGIVYSSNAQKVWEAFKERFDKVNATKVYHMNREIGSLTQGISSISIYYSRLNDLWAEFESMIPFPGSDCEESQRLSGNLGTQSGILGSSPMDGESSAMISINASNTRPRRNGNVQCDYCHMKGHTKENCDKLIGYPTGPKFNNNSRRRGGYNGAPAMAHNTNVKAQEEMYTAGTKGIGQTGGLASAPIFTHDQYQQILMLLDKNKGSDVIEMANMAESTANETANMAGKSILTMDLLSGKVKEIGSEKNGLYILNPYTPSAAHVSKCYRLYDIEFGNFFVNRDVVFKEHIFPFKFPISHFLPSKASPPSPFHPGPSLNPIPIPSLDSVSSIESSPSLVSPAPSLPTISPDTMPTSPTPSPTSATPVTTTPDQPRRLGSVTRPSIWLTGYVHPPLPTTSSSSSYPIQQFVSYSHLPSHFRSFLASFSSDTEPSSFSQASKDVRWVKAMQLEIEALEQNYSWEVVDLPSGKIPVGCKWVYKIKYNADGSVERFKARLVAKGYTQQEGLDFHDTFSPVAKLTTVRTVVVAAALKGWLIFQMDVHNAFLNGDLEEEVDMSLPQGFSSQREHKVYRLLKSLCGLKQASREWNLKLTQALKESSFTQSKHDYSLFTKTDKYKIVLVLVYVDDLLVIGNDLEEIQNAKAALHQKFKLKDLGELRYFLGIEFARSKEGILMSQRKYTLEMISDVGLAGSKPKDTPMEQNMKLNKYRI; from the exons ATGAGTTCGGTGGCTCAAGAGCTTAGGAAAGGTATTGTTTACTCCTCAAATGCACAAAAGGTTTGGGAAGCCTTTAAAGAAAGGTTTGACAAAGTGAATGCAACTAAGGTGTATCACATGAACAGAGAAATTGGAAGTCTGACCCAAGGAATATCGAGTATCTCAATCTATTACTCAAGGTTAAATGATCTATGGGCTGAGTTTGAGTCAATGATACCGTTTCCTGGAAGTGATTGT GAAGAAAGTCAGAGATTGAGTGGGAACTTGGGAACGCAAAGTGGAATCCTAGGGAGTTCACCTATGGATGGAGAATCCAGTGCTATGATATCGATCAATGCCTCCAATACAAGGCCTAGGAGGAATGGGAACGTACAATGTGACTATTGCCATATGAAAGGTCACACAAAAGAGAATTGCGACAAGCTGATTGGTTATCCAACAGGGCCTAAGTTTAATAACAACAGTAGGAGAAGAGGAGGCTACAATGGTGCTCCAGCAATGGCACACAATACAAATGTGAAGGCACAAGAGGAGATGTATACTGCCGGGACAAAAGGCATAGGACAAACAGGAGGTTTAGCATCTGCACCTATTTTTACCCATGATCAATATCAACAAATACTTATGTTGCTGGACAAGAACAAAGGATCAGATGTAATAGAGATGGCAAATATGGCAGAGTCGACTGCAAATGAGACAGCTAATATGGCAGGTAAATCCATACTAACTATG GACCTCCTTAGTGGCAAGGTGAAGGAGATTGGTAGTGAAAAGAATGGGTTGTACATTCTCAATCCTTACACACCTAGTGCTGCTCATGTCTCCAAGT GTTACAGGCTGTATGAcattgaatttggaaatttttttgTCAATAGAGATGTTGTGTTCAAAGAACATATTTTCCCCTTCAAATTCCCCATATCTCATTTCCTCCCTTCCAAAGCATCTCCTCCTTCTCCTTTCCATCCTGGACCTTCTCTCAACCCCATACCTATACCTTCCCTTGATTCAGTTTCTTCCATTGAGTCTTCACCTTCACTTGTATCCCCTGCTCCATCATTACCTACTATCTCACCTGACACTATGCCAACCTCTCCTACCCCTTCTCCTACCTCTGCTACTCCTGTTACTACCACTCCTGACCAACCTAGAAGATTAGGAAGTGTCACCAGACCTTCTATCTGGTTGACTGGTTATGTACATCCTCCATTACCCActacttcttcttcctcttcctatCCCATTCAACAATTTGTTTCCTATTCTCACCTACCCTCACATTTTAGGTCAttccttgcttctttttcttctgaTACTGAACCCTCCTCTTTCTCTCAAGCTAGTAAGGATGTTAGGTGGGTCAAAGCCATGCAATTGGAAATTGAGGCTCTTGAGCAAAACTACTCATGGGAAGTAGTGGATCTGCCTTCTGGTAAAATTCCCGTTGGGTGCAAATGGGTGTACAAAATTAAATATAATGCAGATGGTTCAGTAGAAAGGTTCAAAGCTAGACTAGTTGCTAAGGGATACACACAACAAGAAGGTCTGGATTTCCATGATACTTTCTCTCCTGTGGCCAAGCTTACTACAGTCAGGACTGTAGTTGTTGCTGCAGCCCTTAAGGGCTGGCTTATTTTTCAAATGGATGTGCataatgccttcctcaatggtgatcttgaggaagaggTTGACATGTCACTACCACAAGGCTTTAGTAGCCAGAGGGAGCATAAAGTATATAGGTTACTAAAGTCCTTATGTGGTCTAAAACAGGCATCTAGGGAATGGAATTTGAAACTAACTCAAGCTCTCAAAGAATCTAGTTTTACTCAAAGCAAACATGATTATTCACTGTTTACCAAGACTGACAAATACAAGATTGTGCTTGTACTAGTATATGTAGATGATTTACTTGTAATAGGAAATGATTTAGAGGAGATTCAGAATGCAAAGGCTGCACTACACCAGAAATTCAAGCTAAAAGACTTGGGAGAGTTAAGATACTTCCTAGGAATAGAATTTGCAAGGTCTAAAGAGGGAATACTGATGTCACAAAGGAAATATACACTGGAAATGATCTCAGATGTGGGACTAGCAGGTTCAAAGCCTAAAGATACACCTATGGAGCAGAACATGAAGCTTAACAAGTACAGAATTTGA